Sequence from the Streptomyces peucetius genome:
ATCGGGATCCCCTTCGGTGTCGCCAACTTCAAGCTGATCCCCGTGTCCCTGATGCCACTCGGCAGGGAGATCGTCCGCACCGATCAGCCGTTCGCGACGCGCTGACGAGCTCAGCGGTCGCGGCGGTGGATCCGGGTCGCGTACACCGCCGCGCCCAGTGCCAGCACGCCCGCACCGATGAGCACGGACGACAGCGGCAACGAGAACGCCAGAGCCAGGCATCCCGCCACCCCGAGGCCGGCCGTCACCCGGATGTTCCACGACACTCGAACGGGTGTATCGGTCCGCGGTCCGGAACTCAGCGTCCAGGCGGAAGCGTTGGCGATTGTGTAGTAGACGAGCACTCCGAACGACGAGAAGCCGATCGCCCCGCGCAGGTCCACGGTCGCCGCCACCACCGCGACGACGGCCCCCACAGCGACCTCCGCGCGGTGCGGCACCTGGAACCGCGGATGGACCGCGGCCAGCGCTCCCGGCAGATGGCCGTCACGGGCCATCGCAAGAGTCGTCCTTGACACGCCGAGAATCAGCGCGAGCAACGACCCCAGCGCCGCCACCGCGGCACCGACACGGACCACCGGCGCCAGCCAGGAGGCCCCGGCCGCCCGTGCGGCATCGGCGAGCGGGGCCGCCGCCTGCCCCAGCCCCCCTGCACCCAGTACGGAAAGGACCGCGACAGCGACACACGCATAGACGACCAGCGCGATGCCCAACGCCAAAGGCACAGCGCGCGGGATCGTACGGGCCGGATCCCGTACCTCCTCGCCCAGTGTGGCGATCCGGGCGTACCCGGCGAAGGCGAAGAACAACA
This genomic interval carries:
- a CDS encoding APC family permease, coding for MTRELRRSLGVLDAVVIGLGSMVGAGIFAALGPAALAAGSGLLIGLALAAVVAYCNAMSSARLAAVYPASGGTYVYGRERLGEFWGCLAGWAFVVGKTASCAAMALTVGAYAWPDHAQAVAVAAVVALTAVNYGGVQKSAWLTRVIVSAVLAVLAAVVVTLLAGGSAEFGRLEPGADASVGGVLQSAGLLFFAFAGYARIATLGEEVRDPARTIPRAVPLALGIALVVYACVAVAVLSVLGAGGLGQAAAPLADAARAAGASWLAPVVRVGAAVAALGSLLALILGVSRTTLAMARDGHLPGALAAVHPRFQVPHRAEVAVGAVVAVVAATVDLRGAIGFSSFGVLVYYTIANASAWTLSSGPRTDTPVRVSWNIRVTAGLGVAGCLALAFSLPLSSVLIGAGVLALGAAVYATRIHRRDR